The Nitrospirota bacterium genome includes the window GCAGCAGAAGTTCTGACCGACGCCGCACGCCTTGATGCGCTGGAAATAAACAGGGTCGTCATGCAGATACAAGGCATAAGGGAATGCCACGAAATAAGGACCAGAGGCAAAAAAGACGCAATTCATCTGGACCTGCATGTCCTCGTTGACCCGGAAGTGCAAATACAGAAGGCGCATGAACTGGCTGATTCCGTAGAAGAATGCATTAAGAAAAATTTTTCTTCTGTTGTGGATGTGATTGTGCATATTGAACCGTATGGAAATGAAAAGTGATGCAGCCGCAAATTTTAGTTTGCGTTTTCAATCGCTCCGATGCTTCGGAGCAGCTACTTCGCAGTCCTCATTTCTCATTTCTAATAGACGCCGGTGAATATGCTATACTTATACAAACAATAAAACACAAAGGAGTCAATTATGTCATTTCCAATTCACAGGCCAAGGAGGCTGAGGATAAACAAAGTAATCAGAAGCATGGTGCGTGAGACGCATCTTAGGCCGGAAGATTTTATTTATCCCATGTTTGTTACTTTTGGAAAAAGCGTCAGAAAAAAAATATCCTCAATGCCGGGATGTTTCCAGTTGTCCGTGGATGAAGCAGTTAAAGATGCGCAAAAGGTCTATAAACTCGGCATCCCTGCCGTTTTGCTTTTCGGCATTCCCGAGCATAAGGACCATCGCGCTTCAGAAGCATACAGCGCAAAAGGCGTCATTCAGAAAGCTATAAGGGCCATCAAGGACAAGGCTCCTGAGCTTGCCGTTATCACAGACGTATGCCTTTGTGAATATATGAGCCACGGACACTGCGGCATTGTAAAAAACGGAGAGATATTAAACGACCCTACACTTGAACTCCTTGCCAAAGAGGCTTTGTCGCATGCAAAGGCAGGCGCTGACATGGTAGCCCCTTCGGACATGATGGACGGGAGGGTTACGGCAATCAGGAACAGCCTTGATGCAAATGGGTTTAATAACATTCCCATAATGAGTTATGCGGCGAAATACGCATCCGCGTTCTACTCTCCATTCAGGGAGGCGGCAGAGTCAACCCCTTCGTTTGGAGACAGGCGCTCATATCAGATGGACCCTTCAAACAGGAGGGAGGCAATTAAAGAGGCGGCCCTTGACATAGAAGAAGGCGCTGATATTGTAATGGTTAAGCCGGCGATGTGCTACATGGATATAATCTCTGATGTAAAGGATACGTTTGATGTGCCGGTTGCGGCATACAATGTGAGCGGGGAATATTCAATGGTCAAGGCTGCCGCAAAATTAGGCTGGATTGACGAGAAAAAAGTCATGATGGAGATATTGACCTCACTGAAACGCGCAGGCGCCGACCTCATTCTCACATATCATGCAGTGGATGCGGTGAAGGAGCTTTAAGAACAACCAAGGTTGAAGGATGAAGGTTGAATGAAAATTTCCCTTTCTTCAGGCAGGACAATAACAGGTTCGCCTGACAAATCCATTCTGGAGTCTCTTAAAAATGAGGGCATTTTTCTCACCTCCTCCTGCGGAAGCAAAGGCACCTGCGGCAAATGCAAGATAGTCATCAGGTCCGGCAAAGTTAACGCCCGTTCAGCGATTAAGCTTACGCAGGAAGAGCTCCAAAAAAATTATGCCCTTGCCTGCCAGAGCTTTCCTCTGGGGGATCTCTCAATTGAGATACCAAAAGAATCACATCTTACGCTTGAGGGCCGGATTGCCACCGGCAGGTCAAAAGACCTTCAGGCGCTTCTGCCTTCAACAGGCGTAAAAATTGAGCCTCTTACTGAAAGGATAGTCCTTCATCTCCCTGCCCCGTCGCTTGATGACAATATAAGCGACCTTGAAAGGCTCAAAAGAGAGCTCGTTTCAAAAGGGCTCGGATGCCTCAGGGTACCGTTCAGATTTCTGACCGGCCTGGCGGAAAAAGTGAGGAAGAGCAACTGGGAGATAACGCTGTCCGTAATTTACAGCGAAAACTGCAATGAAATCACAAATATTTTCCCGGGCGACAAAAAATCCAGGCAGTACGGCATTGCAATTGATATCGGAACCACTACATTAGTAGTTTATCTGGTCAATCTGAACAACGGCGATGTTATAGATATTGCGTCCACCTACAACTCCCAGATAAATTACGGGGATGATGTCATCACAAGAATTGTTTACGCATCAGAGCACAATGGACTAAGACACCTCAACCACACGGTTATATCGGACATTAACGCCATGCTCGCGCTTCTGAGGAAAAACCATCATATAAATATTAAATCCATAGATAATGTTGTCGCTGCGGGAAATACAACTATGACCCATCTTTTTTTAGGGCTGGACCCCGGCGCAATCAGGGAAGAACCCTACATCCCCACTGCAAATGTCTTCCCCCTTTCTTTTGCAGGAGAGCTTGGAATAAAAATAAATCCCGATACTCCTGTCTATACGTTCCCGTGCGTTGCAAGTTATGTTGGAGGAGATATCGCAGCCGGCGTTTTAGCTTCAAGACTGCATAAAAAAAACGAGCTCTGCCTTTTCCTTGATATAGGGACTAACGGCGAGATTGTCCTCGGCAATTCTGAATTCCTTGTTGCGGCTGCGTGCTCGGCAGGCCCCTGTTTTGAAGGAAGCGGGATTAAGCACGGCATGAGGGCCACAGAGGGGGCGATAGAAGACGTAGTGATGGACCGTAAAACGCTTGAGCCCGAAATAAAAATAATCGGCGGCACCGCACCCATCGGGATATGCGGCTCGGGCATGATTGACCTGGCTGCTGAGATGTTTTTAACCGGTATATTAAACCAGAAGGGGAAATTGCAGAAAGGCATCTCACAACGGGTGAGAGAGGCCGAAGACGGCGCTGAATTTGTGCTGTATCAGGAAAACGGGAGGGATCTCGTCCTCACAGAGCCTGACATTGAAAATATAATAAGGGCAAAGGCAGCCATTTATGCCGGATGCTCTATCCTCCTTAAGGAAGTCGGGTTTACCTTTAATGATGTGCGCAAAGTATACATTGCCGGAGGTTTCGGCAAGTTTCTGGATATAAACAAGGCGATAATCCTCGGCATGCTTCCTGATATATCAAGGGAGAAATTTGAATTTCTGGGGAATACATCCATAACAGGCGCATATCTCTGCATGCTTTCACGGAGAATGCGTGAAGAGGCGGAGGAAATAGCAAGAAAGATGACTTATCTTGAGCTGTCGGTATCACGTTCATTTATGGATGAATATGTTTCAGGACTGTTCATTCCGCATACGAACATGGAGGCGTTCCCAAGCGTTAAGAAGTTGATGGGCGGATAACGCATCCTTAATTTATATAGCAACAGGTCAAAACATGTGCTAAAATATGTCAGAACTCAGACCCTGTTAACAGCATAAAAGGAGGGTATTTGGGAAAGGCCGTTGCGGTCAGCTTTGAAGAAGAAAACATTAAAATAGTTCATGCATCTTTTAAGGGGAAAAATTTCTTAATCAGTCAGACAGAAACTATCCCCGAGGACCAGTTTGATGCTTACCTGAAAAAAGAACGGTCAAAAGAATTTATCGTCACTTACGATTTCAAGGAAACCTACCATAACGTAATCACCATCCCTGTTGTAAAGACAAAGCATCTTGAAAAAGTCGTAGAATCGGAAATCAGGAGAACCACCGAGCTGAAAGATTTTTCATTTATATATACGCTTATCGGTGAACGCGTCGTAGAAAACAAAAAGATTATGGAGGTCTCTTACTTTGCCGCCAGGAACGATGAGATAAAAAATTTAGTTAAAAGATTCTATGACAACGACAAGGTTGTAAGGGCCTTATATCCCACTGTCTATTCCGCCGTCCCGATATTTGAATCAAGGGACGAAGCATTGCTCGGCGTCTTGGGCACAAAAACAGAGAAGACCGCTTTTCTCATCAAAAAAGGCGCAATTTATTTTATAAGAAAGTTCAAATCATTAAGCGAAGACCTGACGGATCTGGATATTCAGGACATTAACATGACAATCAATTATTGTTTCCAGAACTTCAGAATAAATCCGGGACTGATTCTGCTTGCAGGCAATTTATCCGCGCTTTACAACGTCACCGCATTACCTCTTGCGCCGGCTGCGGGCTTCCGCAAGCCCGACTATATGCAGTGCACCAAAGAAACATTCAACGACTACATTGTGCCCATTTACTCGTTTTCAGCCTCAAAGGCATCAAATATCCTGAGCAGTGAATTCAAAAACCTCTATACGCTGAGAAATTATATGTTACATGCAATCAGGGCTTTTATCGTGCTGACTGTCTTATGCCTCAGCTTTCTGCTGTATAAAGCAAATACTGTTTTTGACAAAAGGGACTTTCTCCGCTCAGCTGAAAAAAGCAATACAGGCATAGAAAAAATACTCTCTGAGTATACTGCAAAAGAAGCTGAACTTAAGCGTTATTTGCCGGTGCTGAACCTTATAAATAAGGCTTCTCCTGAAATTGAGCCGTTATTAATCGCACTGTCGGAAATGGACCTGAAAACATCCAAAATTGACGTCATAGAGGCCAATGCGGCGGACGATTCATTTTCTATTTTAATAACCGGAACGCTTGGAGCGGACACATACGCCTCTGCGCAGGAAGCCTTTCAGTACCTGCTCATTTCAATCGGCAGGATTAAAAATACAAGCATAACCGAGAAAACAGCGGACACTGACAAAAAAATCTTTTCGTTTAGAATGAATTATAAAATTTCAGGACAGGCGGCGGGAAGAAAGTAATGCAATACCTTAATTATCTTAAACATATCTTCTGGCTTTACCTGATAAGCGGCATGGCCCTTGCCCTGTCAATATTCTTATTGATAATAATGCACAACTACAATGTTTACCTTGACGATTCCATCAGCGCTGTTGAAAATATCAGCATCAATAAAAGCATAGTCAAAAAACAGATAGATAAAATGGATGCGTGGACAAAATACGGCGTAGAGTATCTGAAGCAAAACATAAGCGGCGCATATTCAGAAAATCTCTTTTATAAATCTCTGGATGATATTAAAACCAATTTACAAGGAGCTTCAGTAAACTTATCAGCATTTACAGAAACCGCTGATGAAAAATCGCTTCCGGTTGAAATCACCGCGCCTGTTACCAGTTATAAAGCAGTCGTAGATTACATCGCTTTTTTAGAATCCCTGACTATCCCGGATTTTAAAATAAATTATTTCCGTTTATCAAAGGTCTCACCGGGGAATGTGGTCCTTAATATACGGGGGGTCCTGAAATTACCATTGATTGAGGTAAAGGCAACAGATGGACAATAAAACAAAAATATTATTCATTTCTCCCATGATTTTAATTATAATATTTATATTAATGACAAATCTCATCCATTTTGACGATAAATCATTCTCCGGGCTTTTATCCTCGCTGAGAAGCAACGTGAGGGGCAGTCTTTCAGAAAATGAAAGCATGATGCTGGAGTCCGAACCGCCTGCCGCTGCTGTAAAACCAAAACAGAGAGTTTCCGAAGGCGGGATATCAAAAAGCCCCATAGATTTCAGCTCTGCCGGCAGTGCGGGAGGCTTCCCTACGGTATCACTGGATTCAGTAGCTCCGCAAGCCGGCAAAAATATTTTATCTCTTATCGTCATACAAGACAAAATTAAAATGGCAATTATAAAAGGCGCCCTCGTAAAAGAAGGCGACCGTATTGACGGAATGAAAGTAGCCAAGATAGAGCACGATAAGGTATTATTAACAAAGCGGGGTGACAAAAAAGGAGAGATTCAGGAACAATGGCTGTACATGGAAAAAATAAAGTGAGATACAAAATTCAAAGGATAATGAAAAAAATCCCCCCTCACCCCCCTTTGCTAAAGGGGGGATGGGGGGATTTTGTGATAAGAAGTATTTTGTGCTCAGCGATTTGCGCTCTGATGCTGCTTTCCTGCGCCTCCTCGCAGCAGCCCAAAAAATCTGAAGTCACTCCCGCTTTAACGGATAAAGAACCCCCGCTGGAAATTAAAGAGCCCGAGCTTAAATCTCCGGATTTTGTGCCTGTGCAGGAAGATATCCTGCCGACACAGACCAGGGTTGTCACAATTGCGGCAAGAAATACACCATTAAGAGATGTCCTGTACACAATCGCAGAGTCGGCAAACCTCAACCTTGTTATGGAGCGGGGCGTAAATCCCGACCTGCCTATAACCATGACCCTGAACAGCATAAGCGTGGAGAATGCGCTGAACTTAATCTTTGATTCCGTAG containing:
- the hemB gene encoding porphobilinogen synthase yields the protein MSFPIHRPRRLRINKVIRSMVRETHLRPEDFIYPMFVTFGKSVRKKISSMPGCFQLSVDEAVKDAQKVYKLGIPAVLLFGIPEHKDHRASEAYSAKGVIQKAIRAIKDKAPELAVITDVCLCEYMSHGHCGIVKNGEILNDPTLELLAKEALSHAKAGADMVAPSDMMDGRVTAIRNSLDANGFNNIPIMSYAAKYASAFYSPFREAAESTPSFGDRRSYQMDPSNRREAIKEAALDIEEGADIVMVKPAMCYMDIISDVKDTFDVPVAAYNVSGEYSMVKAAAKLGWIDEKKVMMEILTSLKRAGADLILTYHAVDAVKEL
- a CDS encoding DUF4445 domain-containing protein; the protein is MKISLSSGRTITGSPDKSILESLKNEGIFLTSSCGSKGTCGKCKIVIRSGKVNARSAIKLTQEELQKNYALACQSFPLGDLSIEIPKESHLTLEGRIATGRSKDLQALLPSTGVKIEPLTERIVLHLPAPSLDDNISDLERLKRELVSKGLGCLRVPFRFLTGLAEKVRKSNWEITLSVIYSENCNEITNIFPGDKKSRQYGIAIDIGTTTLVVYLVNLNNGDVIDIASTYNSQINYGDDVITRIVYASEHNGLRHLNHTVISDINAMLALLRKNHHINIKSIDNVVAAGNTTMTHLFLGLDPGAIREEPYIPTANVFPLSFAGELGIKINPDTPVYTFPCVASYVGGDIAAGVLASRLHKKNELCLFLDIGTNGEIVLGNSEFLVAAACSAGPCFEGSGIKHGMRATEGAIEDVVMDRKTLEPEIKIIGGTAPIGICGSGMIDLAAEMFLTGILNQKGKLQKGISQRVREAEDGAEFVLYQENGRDLVLTEPDIENIIRAKAAIYAGCSILLKEVGFTFNDVRKVYIAGGFGKFLDINKAIILGMLPDISREKFEFLGNTSITGAYLCMLSRRMREEAEEIARKMTYLELSVSRSFMDEYVSGLFIPHTNMEAFPSVKKLMGG